The following are from one region of the Canis lupus dingo isolate Sandy chromosome 19, ASM325472v2, whole genome shotgun sequence genome:
- the LOC118351483 gene encoding peptidyl-prolyl cis-trans isomerase NIMA-interacting 4-like has protein sequence MPPKGKSGSRKRGKGGAASRSDSSDKKAQGPKGGGNTIKVRHILCEKHGKIMEAMEKLKSGMRFNEVATQYSEDKARQGGDLGWMTRGSMVGPFQAAAFALPVSGPDKPVFTDPPIRTEFGYRIIMVEGRK, from the coding sequence ATGCCGCCCAAGGGAAAGAGCGGTTCCAGGAAACGGGGGAAAGGGGGAGCCGCCTCCAGGAGTGACAGTTCTGACAAGAAGGCCCAGGGTCCCAAAGGTGGTGGTAATACAATAAAGGTTAGACACATTCTGTGCGAAAAACATGGGAAAATCATGGAAGCCATGGAAAAGTTAAAGTCTGGAATGAGATTCAATGAAGTGGCCACACAGTATAGTGAAGATAAAGCCAGGCAAGGGGGCGACTTGGGTTGGATGACCAGAGGTTCTATGGTGGGACCATTTCAAGCAGCAGCATTTGCCTTGCCTGTAAGTGGGCCGGATAAGCCTGTGTTTACCGACCCTCCAATTAGGACAGAATTTGGGTATCGTATTATTATGGttgaagggagaaaataa